The proteins below are encoded in one region of Serratia symbiotica:
- a CDS encoding catalase, translating into MMSKKGLTTTAGAPVVDNNNVITAGKRGPMLLQDVWYLEKLAHFDREVIPERRMHAKGSGAYGTFTVTHDITQYTRAKIFSDIGKKTDMFVRFSTVAGERGAADAERDIRGFAMKFYTEEGNWDLVGNDTPVFYLRDPLKFPDLNHVVKRDPHTNLRNPVYKWDFFSLQPESLHQLTIDFSDRGLPKSYRHMHGFGSHTYSFINADNQRFWVKFHFICQQGIENLMDDEAEAIIAKDRESSQRDLFEAIERGDFPRWKLQIQIMPEHQASQTPYNPFDLTKVWPHGDYPLIDVGFFELNRNPDNYFSEVEQVAMNPANIVPGISFSPDKMLQGRLFSYGDAHRYRLGVNHYQIPVNAAKCPFHNYHRDGAMRVDGNSGNGVTYEPNSFGLFQDQPNFSEPPLSIEGAAEHWNHREDDDYYSQPRALFNLLSAEEHQRMFTRIAAELSQVPEPIQRRQIALFTQVHPDYGAGVAKELGLK; encoded by the coding sequence ATGATGAGCAAGAAAGGACTGACCACCACCGCTGGCGCACCGGTTGTTGACAACAACAACGTGATCACCGCAGGAAAACGCGGACCGATGCTTCTGCAAGACGTTTGGTACTTAGAAAAACTGGCCCACTTTGACCGCGAGGTCATCCCTGAGCGCCGCATGCACGCTAAAGGTTCTGGTGCCTACGGCACCTTCACCGTCACCCACGATATTACCCAATATACCCGCGCGAAAATCTTCTCCGACATTGGCAAAAAAACCGACATGTTTGTCCGCTTCTCCACCGTGGCTGGCGAGCGCGGCGCTGCCGATGCCGAGCGTGATATTCGCGGCTTCGCCATGAAGTTCTATACCGAAGAGGGCAACTGGGATCTGGTGGGCAATGATACACCCGTGTTCTACCTGCGTGATCCGCTGAAGTTCCCCGACCTTAACCACGTAGTGAAACGTGATCCGCACACCAACCTGCGCAACCCGGTGTACAAATGGGATTTCTTCTCCCTCCAGCCAGAATCGTTGCACCAATTGACCATCGATTTCAGCGATCGCGGCCTGCCGAAATCCTACCGTCATATGCACGGCTTCGGTAGCCACACCTATAGCTTCATCAATGCCGATAACCAGCGTTTCTGGGTGAAGTTCCACTTCATCTGCCAACAGGGCATTGAAAATCTGATGGATGACGAGGCGGAAGCCATCATCGCCAAGGATCGCGAAAGCTCGCAGCGCGACCTGTTTGAGGCGATTGAGCGCGGTGATTTCCCTCGCTGGAAGCTACAGATCCAGATCATGCCGGAGCACCAAGCCTCGCAAACTCCTTATAACCCGTTTGATCTGACCAAGGTGTGGCCACACGGCGACTACCCGCTGATCGATGTTGGCTTCTTCGAGCTGAACCGCAACCCGGACAACTATTTTTCCGAGGTTGAACAGGTGGCGATGAACCCAGCTAACATCGTGCCAGGCATCAGCTTCTCACCGGACAAAATGTTACAGGGCCGTCTGTTCTCCTACGGTGATGCGCACCGCTACCGTTTGGGCGTGAACCATTACCAGATCCCGGTCAACGCGGCAAAATGCCCGTTCCACAATTATCACCGCGATGGCGCGATGCGCGTGGACGGTAACAGCGGCAACGGGGTAACCTACGAGCCGAACAGCTTCGGTCTGTTCCAGGATCAGCCGAACTTCAGCGAACCGCCGTTGAGTATCGAAGGTGCGGCTGAACACTGGAATCATCGCGAGGACGACGATTACTACAGCCAACCGCGCGCACTGTTTAATCTGCTGAGTGCCGAAGAACATCAACGCATGTTCACCCGCATCGCCGCTGAGCTGTCGCAAGTGCCTGAGCCGATCCAGCGCCGCCAAATCGCACTGTTTACCCAGGTGCATCCAGATTACGGTGCCGGTGTTGCTAAAGAACTCGGCCTGAAGTAA
- a CDS encoding AMP-binding enzyme, translating into MQLLADDQGWFHTQDRGVMVQGELRVFGRLDNLFFSGGEGVQPEDIERVLATHPQILQVFVVPMDDMEFGQRPVAVIDSERPLTLEALLNWAQERLASFQRPAALFNLPNELNKGGIKISRQQLQQWVAVQISAA; encoded by the coding sequence TTGCAACTGCTGGCCGATGACCAAGGCTGGTTCCATACCCAGGATCGCGGCGTGATGGTGCAGGGGGAACTGCGTGTTTTCGGTCGGCTGGACAACCTGTTTTTCAGCGGTGGGGAAGGCGTACAACCGGAAGATATTGAGCGCGTACTGGCAACACACCCACAAATTTTGCAGGTGTTTGTAGTACCGATGGATGATATGGAGTTTGGTCAACGCCCGGTGGCGGTGATCGACAGCGAGCGGCCATTGACACTGGAAGCACTGCTGAATTGGGCACAGGAACGGCTGGCTAGTTTCCAACGCCCCGCAGCCTTGTTCAACTTGCCTAATGAGTTGAACAAGGGCGGCATCAAGATCTCGCGCCAGCAGTTGCAGCAATGGGTGGCGGTACAAATTTCTGCGGCGTAA
- the menC gene encoding o-succinylbenzoate synthase: MRALDRNAVVYRYCLPMEAGVVLRNQRLKTRDGLLVRLQQGERQGWGEIAPLPEFSQETLAQATQAALAWLKSWQVGKAPADSPLPSVAFGLSCALAECEQRLPLQADYRKAPLCSGDPDKLFQVLSASPGEKLAKLKVGLYEVVRDGMIVNLLLEALPALPASMISLALSSSKRRWFNPVLWVPQRLATLTLTSGSSGAPKAAAHSYAGHLASASGVRQLLRFQRQDRWLLSLPLFHVSGQGIVWRWLAAGATLVLRDKSPLVEALVGCTHASLVPTQLWRLLAQPLEGMTLKGVLLGGAMIPEVLTEKAAALGIHCWCGYGLTELASTVCAKRADTRPGVGLPLDGCEIKLVNQEIWVRA, translated from the coding sequence ATGCGTGCGTTGGATCGTAACGCGGTGGTTTACCGCTATTGCCTGCCGATGGAAGCGGGGGTGGTACTGCGCAATCAGCGGCTAAAAACCCGCGATGGCTTGCTGGTGCGTCTGCAACAGGGTGAACGGCAAGGCTGGGGAGAAATCGCGCCGCTGCCGGAATTCAGTCAGGAAACGCTGGCGCAAGCGACTCAGGCCGCGTTGGCTTGGCTAAAAAGCTGGCAGGTGGGGAAAGCACCCGCCGACAGCCCGTTACCCTCGGTCGCCTTTGGCCTCAGTTGTGCGCTGGCGGAGTGTGAACAGCGCCTGCCACTCCAGGCGGATTACCGTAAGGCTCCGCTGTGCAGCGGTGATCCTGATAAATTGTTCCAGGTGCTGAGTGCGTCACCGGGCGAGAAGCTCGCCAAGCTGAAAGTGGGGCTGTATGAGGTGGTGCGTGATGGCATGATTGTTAACCTACTGCTGGAAGCGTTGCCAGCCCTGCCTGCGTCGATGATTTCCTTGGCCTTGTCGTCCAGCAAACGGCGCTGGTTCAATCCGGTACTTTGGGTGCCACAGCGCTTGGCAACGCTAACGCTGACCTCCGGTTCCAGCGGTGCACCCAAAGCCGCCGCACACAGCTACGCGGGTCATCTGGCCAGCGCCTCCGGGGTACGGCAATTGTTGAGGTTCCAGCGGCAAGATCGCTGGCTATTGTCATTGCCGCTGTTTCACGTTTCCGGTCAGGGCATTGTCTGGCGCTGGTTGGCGGCGGGGGCCACGCTGGTGTTGCGCGATAAGTCTCCGCTGGTGGAAGCGCTGGTGGGCTGCACCCATGCTTCATTGGTGCCGACGCAGCTATGGCGGCTGTTGGCGCAGCCACTCGAAGGGATGACGCTAAAAGGGGTGCTGTTGGGCGGCGCGATGATCCCGGAAGTCTTGACCGAAAAAGCCGCAGCGCTGGGTATCCACTGTTGGTGTGGCTATGGGCTGACCGAGTTGGCCTCAACGGTGTGTGCCAAGCGCGCTGATACGCGGCCGGGCGTTGGTCTGCCGTTAGACGGTTGCGAAATTAAACTGGTGAATCAAGAGATATGGGTTCGTGCGTAG
- the menH gene encoding 2-succinyl-6-hydroxy-2,4-cyclohexadiene-1-carboxylate synthase, whose translation MRLATCVLQPGEAGRPWLIWLHGLLGNHHEWRAIAACCAQWPSLAIDLPGHGDSVAVTCGGFDDISAQISATVRRHHIERYWLVGYSLGGRIAMYYACHGRHNGLQGAIIEGSNPGLDCEQRRSQRCAQDAAWAERFRRQPITEGLADWYQQPVFTELCPVRRQALITARADNSGSAVADMLEATSLGRQPFLVPQLRQLTVPLRVLCGENDAKFQRLARHAGLPLRIVPRAGHNAHLVNPQDFVTELQDFLVNPG comes from the coding sequence ATGAGGCTGGCGACATGCGTTTTGCAACCGGGTGAAGCGGGGCGTCCGTGGCTGATTTGGTTGCACGGCTTGCTGGGCAACCACCATGAGTGGCGGGCGATCGCCGCGTGCTGTGCGCAATGGCCATCACTGGCCATCGATCTGCCTGGTCACGGTGATTCCGTTGCCGTTACCTGCGGCGGTTTTGATGATATCAGTGCGCAAATCAGCGCTACTGTGCGACGACACCACATTGAACGTTACTGGCTGGTAGGGTACTCGCTGGGTGGGCGTATCGCCATGTATTACGCTTGTCATGGCCGACATAACGGTTTGCAAGGAGCCATTATTGAAGGCAGTAATCCGGGATTGGACTGTGAACAACGGCGTAGCCAACGTTGTGCACAGGATGCCGCCTGGGCTGAACGCTTTCGCCGCCAGCCGATCACCGAGGGGCTGGCAGACTGGTATCAGCAGCCAGTGTTTACTGAACTCTGTCCTGTGCGCCGCCAAGCGTTGATCACTGCGCGTGCCGACAATAGCGGCTCGGCGGTGGCTGACATGCTGGAGGCCACCTCATTGGGGCGACAGCCTTTCCTGGTGCCGCAACTGCGGCAACTGACGGTGCCACTGCGGGTACTGTGCGGCGAAAATGATGCCAAATTTCAACGGCTGGCGCGCCACGCCGGGCTGCCGTTGCGTATTGTGCCGCGGGCTGGGCATAACGCACATCTGGTCAACCCGCAGGATTTTGTCACCGAGCTACAAGATTTTCTCGTTAACCCTGGTTAA
- a CDS encoding IS3 family transposase (programmed frameshift), which yields MKKRNFSAEFKRESAQLVVDQNYTVADAASAMDVGLSTMTRWVKQLRDERQGKIPKASPITPEQIEIRELRKKIQRIEMENEIFKKGYRALDVRLPEQFSIIGKLRAHYPVVTLCHVFGVHRSSYKYWKNRPEKPDGRRAVLRSQVLELHSVSHGSAGARSIATMATMKGFRMGRWLAGRLMKELGLVSCQQPTHRYKCGGLEHIAIPNHLERQFAVTEPNQVWCGDVTYIWTGRRWAYLAVVLDLFARKPVGWAMSFSPDSRLTIKALEMAWEARGKPAGVMFHSDQGSHYTSRQFRQSLWRYRIRQSMSRRGNCWDNSPMERFFRSLKNEWVPVTGYINFSDAAHAITDYIVGYYSALRPHEYNGGLPPNESENRYWKNSNAVASFS from the exons ATGAAAAAAAGAAATTTCAGTGCAGAGTTCAAACGCGAATCCGCTCAACTGGTCGTTGACCAGAACTACACCGTGGCAGATGCAGCCAGTGCTATGGATGTCGGCCTTTCCACAATGACGCGATGGGTGAAGCAGTTGCGTGATGAGCGGCAGGGAAAAATACCTAAAGCCTCTCCCATTACTCCTGAACAAATTGAAATACGTGAGCTGAGGAAAAAAATACAACGTATTGAAATGGAAAACGAAATAT TTAAAAAAGGCTACCGCGCTCTTGATGTCAGACTCCCTGAACAGTTCTCGATAATCGGGAAACTCAGAGCGCATTATCCGGTGGTCACACTCTGCCACGTGTTCGGGGTTCATCGCAGCAGCTACAAATACTGGAAAAACCGTCCTGAAAAACCAGATGGCAGACGAGCTGTATTACGCAGCCAGGTACTGGAACTGCATAGCGTCAGCCATGGCTCTGCTGGCGCAAGGAGTATCGCAACTATGGCAACCATGAAGGGCTTCAGGATGGGACGATGGCTCGCCGGCAGGCTCATGAAAGAGCTGGGGCTGGTCAGTTGTCAACAGCCCACTCATCGGTATAAATGCGGTGGCCTTGAACACATCGCTATCCCGAATCACCTTGAGCGGCAGTTCGCAGTGACAGAGCCTAATCAGGTGTGGTGTGGCGATGTGACCTATATCTGGACAGGCAGGCGCTGGGCCTACCTCGCCGTTGTTCTCGACCTGTTCGCGAGAAAACCGGTGGGCTGGGCAATGTCGTTCTCACCGGACAGCAGGCTGACCATCAAAGCGCTGGAGATGGCGTGGGAGGCCCGGGGAAAACCAGCCGGAGTGATGTTCCACAGCGATCAGGGCAGCCATTACACAAGCAGACAGTTCCGGCAGTCACTGTGGAGGTATCGGATCAGACAGAGTATGAGTCGGCGTGGAAACTGCTGGGATAATAGCCCAATGGAGCGCTTCTTCAGGAGTCTGAAGAACGAATGGGTACCGGTGACGGGTTACATAAACTTCAGCGATGCAGCCCACGCAATAACGGACTATATCGTTGGGTATTACAGCGCGCTCAGGCCGCATGAATATAACGGTGGGTTACCACCAAACGAATCGGAAAACCGATACTGGAAAAACTCTAACGCGGTGGCCAGTTTTAGTTGA
- a CDS encoding inverse autotransporter beta domain-containing protein produces the protein MSYESLRKLNQFRTFARSFEHLQPGDEIDVPLAPLPAVQWDNAPGQQPSSPQDDAQAQTLATVATQTGEFFAHHPNSDAAASMARGLATGQANAHLQQWLSHVGTARVQLDMDKNFSLKNSQLDLLFPLYEQKDKLFFTQGSLHHTDSRQQSNLGLGYRWFNDGWMLGGNTFLDYDFSRRHARLGIGAEYWRDFLKLGTNHYFPLSNWQDLPELEGYQARPARGWDIRLQSWLPALPQLGGKLAYEKYYGNEVALLDREHRQHNAEAITASISYTPFPLLTLNAEYLQGRAGEKDARFGIQLNYQLGVCSGTLNLAT, from the coding sequence ATGAGCTACGAATCTTTGCGTAAACTCAACCAGTTCCGTACCTTTGCCCGCAGCTTTGAGCATCTGCAACCCGGTGATGAAATAGACGTGCCACTGGCACCCTTGCCAGCAGTGCAATGGGATAATGCCCCTGGTCAGCAGCCATCATCACCGCAGGATGATGCACAGGCACAAACACTCGCCACTGTGGCCACGCAGACGGGGGAATTTTTCGCTCACCATCCCAATAGTGATGCAGCAGCCTCCATGGCTAGAGGTTTAGCAACGGGTCAGGCGAATGCGCATCTTCAACAGTGGTTGAGCCATGTTGGCACCGCCAGGGTGCAACTGGATATGGATAAAAATTTCTCACTTAAAAACTCACAACTTGATCTGCTTTTCCCTTTGTATGAACAAAAGGACAAGCTATTTTTCACCCAGGGCAGCCTGCACCATACTGATAGCCGTCAGCAGTCAAACCTGGGGCTGGGCTATCGGTGGTTTAATGACGGTTGGATGTTGGGTGGCAATACGTTCCTTGATTATGACTTCTCCCGGCGTCATGCCCGTCTGGGCATAGGGGCAGAGTATTGGCGTGATTTCTTGAAATTGGGGACAAACCACTATTTTCCCCTGTCAAACTGGCAGGATCTACCCGAGCTGGAAGGCTATCAGGCGCGCCCGGCACGTGGCTGGGATATCCGCCTACAGTCATGGTTACCGGCGTTGCCACAACTGGGTGGTAAATTGGCGTATGAAAAATATTACGGTAATGAGGTTGCCCTGCTCGACAGAGAGCATCGCCAGCACAACGCTGAGGCCATAACAGCCTCTATCAGCTACACCCCGTTCCCCTTATTAACCCTCAATGCTGAATATTTGCAAGGACGGGCGGGGGAAAAAGACGCCCGATTCGGGATCCAGCTCAATTATCAACTGGGTGTGTGTAGTGGCACACTGAATTTGGCCACCTGA